The proteins below are encoded in one region of Cytobacillus sp. IB215665:
- a CDS encoding helix-turn-helix domain-containing protein, whose product MKTLNYFSVVVLYCLKKLKGERSVAAVHHLLKGKKSSQTIHDGKLYHLSNLFSVLPDHSIHEVTKAVHLLKEQNYIREIEEDHYDVTIAGEKIVTQYLLESPLPEKLDGWKYNNVASHFWKRLTLIVQVLSNISYKNQQYTPIQTNESVQKWVKDFFNHYQGNKLVLINSIANELELLLSLLPEKKANLFVLRLSSFNRIGLTYKQLSTMYREDETYIVLTFQAILHEMVNLVELNKTKMPILAKMIADISFQYPLTVSARKTLALINIGKSVDQISKIRDLKESTIEDHIVEIAHNIENFSIEPFINTNKIALIQAQIRELQTNQLKLIKQALNSTFSYFEIRLVLAKSGGVNEVGNSIK is encoded by the coding sequence ATGAAAACTCTCAATTATTTTTCTGTAGTAGTTTTATATTGTCTTAAGAAATTGAAAGGTGAGCGATCTGTTGCTGCTGTACACCATTTATTAAAAGGCAAAAAATCTTCACAAACAATACATGATGGTAAGCTATATCACTTATCAAATTTGTTTTCGGTCTTACCAGATCATTCAATACACGAAGTTACAAAAGCTGTTCATTTATTAAAAGAACAAAATTACATTAGAGAAATTGAGGAAGATCATTACGACGTAACAATAGCTGGTGAAAAAATAGTTACACAATATTTATTGGAAAGTCCATTGCCGGAAAAGCTTGACGGTTGGAAGTATAACAATGTAGCTAGTCATTTTTGGAAAAGACTCACCTTAATTGTGCAGGTACTCTCAAATATTTCTTATAAAAATCAGCAATATACACCTATTCAGACGAACGAAAGCGTTCAAAAATGGGTCAAGGATTTCTTCAACCACTATCAAGGAAACAAATTAGTGTTGATAAATAGTATAGCTAATGAATTAGAATTATTACTTTCCTTGTTGCCAGAAAAAAAAGCGAACCTTTTTGTTCTTAGGCTATCAAGTTTTAATCGCATAGGCTTGACATATAAACAATTATCAACAATGTATCGTGAAGATGAAACGTATATTGTTCTTACTTTTCAAGCTATATTACATGAAATGGTTAATTTAGTTGAACTAAACAAAACTAAAATGCCTATTTTAGCTAAAATGATTGCTGATATTAGCTTTCAATATCCACTAACAGTTTCTGCTCGGAAAACGCTAGCTTTAATTAACATCGGGAAATCAGTAGACCAAATTTCTAAAATAAGAGATTTAAAAGAGAGCACAATTGAGGATCATATTGTTGAAATTGCTCATAACATTGAAAATTTTAGTATAGAACCATTTATTAATACAAATAAGATAGCACTCATTCAAGCTCAAATAAGGGAGTTACAAACGAATCAATTAAAGCTTATTAAACAGGCATTAAATTCAACCTTTTCATATTTTGAAATTCGTCTTGTTTTAGCTAAAAGTGGTGGAGTAAATGAAGTTGGAAACTCAATTAAATAA